CAGCGGCCCCGCGAGCTCAGGGCGGGGGTCCTGAGGGTCCCGGGGGGGAGGGGGGCGAGCCCAGGGCTCCCTGAGCGGTTTCGGGGACGGAGACCTCGGAGTGACGCAAGAGCTCCCGCTGCTCCCGCAtcccgcccccggccccgcatGCCTGCAGCCCTCTCACCGCCGTCCCCTCTGTTCCCCAGGTGAGCTGCTGGGTGTccccggcagcggcggggccgtgGATTactccctgctgggcagccagccctccccttccctcagctACACCGGCAGCTTCTTCATCAAGGCGGTACCGGAGCACCCGCAGGACCAGGAATCCCTCTTCAACCTGATGTCGGGCATCCTGGGCATCTCCCCCTTCGCCTCCTCCGAGGGCCACCAGAGGCACCTGGACGCTCTTTACCCCTGTGCCGAGGTGGCTCCGAGCCAGCTGGACCTGTACCCGTCGTGCCAGCCCGAGATGAGCGGGTCCAGCCCGGCCCCGTTCCCGGAGCCGGGCTACGGCGCCTTCCCCGCGGCCGAGGGCGCTCAGCCCCTGCCGGGAAACACCTCCCAGTGCTTCTTCCAGCCCAAGCTCCTGGACAGCAAGCAGGACATCAAGCTGTCCTCCGCCTCCCCGCCCCTGGACAAGTTCAAAGGCGCCTGTGCCCAGTGGGAGCcgctctcccagcagcaccaggcctaCCTGCCCGCCGCCTTCCCCTCTCCCGAGGGCTTCCCGGCCCCCgagagcagccaggggctgttCCCCGCGCTGGGCTCCAAGATGGAGAGCGTCTTGTCCGTCAGCTGCCAGCCGGAGCTCGGCAGCCTGGCAGAGGACGCCGCCTGCTTCGGAGCCCATCTGGGCTTCGGCTGCGAGCCAGAGAACTTCCCGGCCCGCGGGGACTTCGCCGACAGCAAGATCCACGCCCTGCCCACGCCGCTAATGCCGGACTTCGACGCCTCCTTGGCCCAGCCCGAGGTGCTGCCGGGCCTGCTGGGCTCGGCcgagctgctccatcctcacccGTCTCCCTCCGTGCCGCCCCCGGAGTTCctgggcccggccccgccgctgccctCGCTGCTGCCCCCCGGCCCTGCCGCGCTGGCCGAGCCCAAGAAGAAGGCTCGGCGCAGCAAGTGCTCCTCCAAGTGCTTCTGCCCCAAGCCCCACGAGAAGGCGTTCGCCTGCCCGGTGGAGAACTGCGTCCGCAGCTTCGCCCGCTCCGACGAGCTCAACCGGCACCTGCGCATCCACACGGGCCACAAGCCCTTCCAGTGCCGCATCTGCCTGCGCAACTTCAGCCGCAGCGACCACCTCACCACGCACATCCGCACGCACACGGGCGAGAAGCCCTTCTCGTGCGACACCTGCGGCCGC
The window above is part of the Molothrus ater isolate BHLD 08-10-18 breed brown headed cowbird chromosome 4, BPBGC_Mater_1.1, whole genome shotgun sequence genome. Proteins encoded here:
- the EGR4 gene encoding early growth response protein 4, translated to MLNVMDFSCPDPLYSKYEESCEMKTGDLQGLGQPEQQLLAEADFLGGELLGVPGSGGAVDYSLLGSQPSPSLSYTGSFFIKAVPEHPQDQESLFNLMSGILGISPFASSEGHQRHLDALYPCAEVAPSQLDLYPSCQPEMSGSSPAPFPEPGYGAFPAAEGAQPLPGNTSQCFFQPKLLDSKQDIKLSSASPPLDKFKGACAQWEPLSQQHQAYLPAAFPSPEGFPAPESSQGLFPALGSKMESVLSVSCQPELGSLAEDAACFGAHLGFGCEPENFPARGDFADSKIHALPTPLMPDFDASLAQPEVLPGLLGSAELLHPHPSPSVPPPEFLGPAPPLPSLLPPGPAALAEPKKKARRSKCSSKCFCPKPHEKAFACPVENCVRSFARSDELNRHLRIHTGHKPFQCRICLRNFSRSDHLTTHIRTHTGEKPFSCDTCGRRFARSDEKKRHSKVHLKQKARSEEKLKGLGFFSVGLSFGPL